A DNA window from Theobroma cacao cultivar B97-61/B2 chromosome 5, Criollo_cocoa_genome_V2, whole genome shotgun sequence contains the following coding sequences:
- the LOC18600387 gene encoding probable microtubule-binding protein TANGLED produces MVARTPPKQRKIMVAPLNPVLLRETVKKVEQCMARLQELQYTVAGGTKVISGVSLSPRSTRGYLRTSLRCKQESLRIKNATPRKSLVGKFPASAGGEWRRMSLPAMLVGETVGEILQASQFAREILAAVDDKTKKKTGVAEDPKTPLTEHTKRRAQPENTELRARRKKEKQNKLQLIRTESDSPSLQRARSRINFKVSSPPKFREFDKENNRHMANRVSPRNRPWAKKAVLFPNPLFSSTPASQQQKFCKTRSPVIARNRQAQTPHKFLIKSPPSASKFQVKIKSPPVVSLSPTRSTNISKRSPKLSAASKLRRSFSPSRLANRLVSPLKSRKSFQKSDGPMSGLKQRPVLLPIRFSTGRI; encoded by the exons ATGGTTGCAAGAACCCCACCAAAGCAAAGGAAAATCATGGTGGCTCCTCTTAATCCTGTCCTACTCAGAGAAACTGTAAAGAAG GTGGAGCAATGTATGGCAAGGTTGCAAGAGTTGCAGTACACAGTAGCAGGAGGGACAAAGGTGATATCAGGGGTGAGTCTAAGTCCTAGGAGTACTCGGGGTTACTTGAGGACTAGTCTCAGGTGCAAGCAGGAGTCTTTGAG GATCAAGAATGCTACTCCAAGGAAATCTCTAGTTGGGAAGTTTCCAGCCAGTGCAGGAG GTGAATGGAGGAGGATGTCATTGCCAGCAATGCTAGTAGGAGAAACAGTGGGAGAAATCCTTCAAGCAAGTCAGTTTGCGAGAGAGATTCTAGCAGCAGTTGATGACAAAACCAAGAAGAAGACAGGTGTTGCTGAGGATCCAAAAACTCCACTGACTGAACATACAAAGCGAAGAGCACAGCCTGAAAACACTGAACTCAGAGCCAGAAGAAAGAAGGAGAAACAGAACAAACTACAACTGATTCGAACAGAATCCGACTCTCCCTCTCTTCAAAGGGCTCGTTCCAGGATCAACTTCAAGGTTTCTTCTCCTCCCAAATTCAGGGAATTTGATAAGGAAAACAACAGACATATGGCCAACAGGGTGTCACCAAGGAATAGGCCATGGGCTAAAAAGGCTGTTTTATTCCCAAACCCTTTGTTCAGTTCAACACCAGCTTCACAGCAACAGAAGTTCTGCAAGACAAGGTCCCCAGTGATTGCAAGAAACAGACAAGCTCAAACTCCACATAAATTCTTGATCAAGTCCCCTCCATCAGCTTCCAAGTTTCAAGTCAAGATCAAGAGCCCACCCGTGGTTTCTCTTTCTCCGACGAGATCAACAAACATTAGCAAGAGGTCACCAAAGCTATCAGCTGCTTCAAAGCTGCGCAGATCTTTTTCGCCTTCACGTTTGGCAAACAGATTAGTGTCTCCATTGAAGAGCAGAAAAAGCTTTCAGAAAAGTGATGGACCAATGAGTGGACTGAAGCAGCGTCCAGTCTTACTGCCCATACGATTCTCGACTGGGAGAATTTAA
- the LOC18600388 gene encoding mitogen-activated protein kinase kinase kinase ANP1 isoform X2, producing the protein MQDLFGSVRRSLVFRTTPDNINNTQENSPPIPTTANAFVEKINSCIRKSRVFSKPSSPSPSPPPAIRWRKGELIGSGAFGRVYMGMNLDSGELLAVKEVLIAANSASKEKAQAHVRELEEEVKLLKNLSHPNIVRYLGTVREEETLNILLEFVPGGSISSLLGKFGPFPEAVIRTYTTQLLLGLEYLHNNGIMHRDIKGANILVDNKGSIKLADFGASKQATVSGAKSMKGTPYWMAPEVILQTGHSFSADIWSVGCTVIEMATGKPPWSQQYQEVAALFYVGTTKSHPPIPENLSIEAKDFLLKCLQKEPELRPAASELLKHPFVTGESQESNPILHASVMENSEITSSLHATNHEGSQVSTCPDSVDICNLGSLNCSNTFVEKFSESKDSWRINCSEDDMCQIDKDHLGLCSSSMLDNVNKSSDPLCEPSHDWKSKFGEDPETVPVGGPTTCGKGGNDYSFTCGPSLSEDDDELTESKIRAFLDEKALELKKLQTPLYEEFYNSLNVASSPSFIENKRDETPPNYLKLPPKSRSPSRGPIGTPSSAADAIGTGSPGSNNSRRVSNIGHASDQTSQDNSSPQLSDWKGLLVDGQPEPSSPSVISSERHRKWKEELDQELDRKREMLRQAGVGGKTSSPKDRALNRQRDRTRFASPGK; encoded by the exons atgcaAGACCTCTTCGGATCAGTTCGGCGTTCGCTGGTGTTCCGTACAACCCCAGACAATATCAACAACACCCAAGAAAACAGCCCCCCGATTCCAACTACAGCCAATGCCTTTGTTGAAAAGATAAATTCTTGCATCCGCAAATCGCGGGTCTTCTCCAAACCTTCCTCTCCTTCGCCTTCTCCTCCTCCGGCGATCCGATGGCGGAAAGGGGAGTTGATTGGTTCTGGTGCCTTTGGCAGGGTTTATATGGGCATGAATCTTGATTCTGGAGAGCTTCTCGCTGTCAAAGAG GTTCTAATTGCAGCAAACAGTGCTTCAAAGGAGAAAGCACAG GCTCATGTCAGGGAGCTTGAGGAAGAAGTAAAGCTTCTCAAGAATCTTTCACATCCGAACATTGTT AGATATTTGGGAACAGTGAGGGAGGAGGAAACCTTAAATATTTTGCTCGAATTCGTCCCTGGTGGATCTATTTCATCACTTTTGGGAAAATTTGGACCCTTCCCTGAAGCT GTTATAAGAACATACACGACTCAGTTATTATTGGGCCtcgagtatttacacaacaaTGGCATTATGCACAGGGACATTaag GGGGCAAACATCCTGGTAGATAATAAAGGAAGCATTAAACTTGCAGATTTTGGTGCATCCAAACAG GCTACTGTTTCTGGTGCCAAGTCTATGAAGGGTACGCCATATTGGATGGCTCCTGAAGTCATTTTGCAGACAGGGCATAGTTT TTCTGCTGATATATGGAGTGTTGGCTGTACGGTGATTGAAATGGCCACTGGAAAGCCTCCTTGGAGCCAACAATACCAAGAG GTTGCTGCACTCTTCTATGTAGGGACAACAAAGTCTCATCCGCCTATTCCAGAGAATCTTTCTATTGAGGCAAAAGATTTTCTGCTGAAATGTTTGCAAAA GGAACCAGAGTTAAGGCCAGCAGCATCTGAACTGCTAAAG CATCCCTTTGTCACTGGAGAATCCCAGGAGTCTAATCCCATTTTGCATGCTTCAGTCATG GAGAACTCTGAAATCACTTCATCATTACATGCCACTAACCACGAAGGCTC TCAAGTTTCAACGTGTCCTGATTCGGTAGATATCTGTAATTTGGGTAGTCTGAACTGCTCAAACACATTTGTTGAGAAGTTTTCAGAAAGCAAAGACTCGTGGAGAATAAACTGCAGTGAGGATGATATGTGTCAGATTGACAAAGATCATTTAGGGCTTTGTTCCTCTTCAATGCTTGATAATGTTAACAAG AGTTCTGATCCCCTTTGTGAACCTTCTCATGACTGGAAGAGCAAATTTGGTGAAGATCCTGAAACAGTTCCAGTTGGTGGCCCTACAACTTGTGGTAAGGGGGGCAATGATTATTCCTTTACTTGTGGGCCATCACTCTcagaagatgatgatgaactcaCTGAATCAAAAATTAGAGCTTTTTTGGATGAGAAG GCTTTGGAACTAAAGAAGCTGCAAACACCATTATATGAAGAGTTTTACAACAGCTTGAATGTAGCATCCTCCCCAAGTTTTATTGAGAATAAACGAGATGAGACACCCCCAAATTACTTGAAATTACCTCCCAAAAGCAGGTCCCCAAGTCGTGGTCCTATTGGCACCCCATCTTCTGCAGCTGATGCTATTGGTACTGGGAGCCCTGGGAGTAATAATAGCAGGCGTGTGTCAAATATTGGCCATGCTAGTGACCAAACTTCACAGGACAATTCATCACCGCAGCTTAGTGATTGGAAAGGGCTTCTAGTTGATGGCCAGCCAGAACCGAGCAGCCCAAG TGTAATCTCTTCTGAAAGACATAGGAAGTGGAAAGAAGAGCTTGACCAAGAGCTTGATAGAAAGCGAG AGATGCTGCGCCAGGCAGGTGTGGGAGGGAAGACTTCATCACCTAAGGATCGAGCCTTAAATAGGCAGAGAGATCGGACAAGGTTTGCATCTCCGGGGAAATGA
- the LOC18600388 gene encoding mitogen-activated protein kinase kinase kinase ANP1 isoform X1, whose product MQDLFGSVRRSLVFRTTPDNINNTQENSPPIPTTANAFVEKINSCIRKSRVFSKPSSPSPSPPPAIRWRKGELIGSGAFGRVYMGMNLDSGELLAVKEVLIAANSASKEKAQAHVRELEEEVKLLKNLSHPNIVRYLGTVREEETLNILLEFVPGGSISSLLGKFGPFPEAVIRTYTTQLLLGLEYLHNNGIMHRDIKGANILVDNKGSIKLADFGASKQVVELATVSGAKSMKGTPYWMAPEVILQTGHSFSADIWSVGCTVIEMATGKPPWSQQYQEVAALFYVGTTKSHPPIPENLSIEAKDFLLKCLQKEPELRPAASELLKHPFVTGESQESNPILHASVMENSEITSSLHATNHEGSQVSTCPDSVDICNLGSLNCSNTFVEKFSESKDSWRINCSEDDMCQIDKDHLGLCSSSMLDNVNKSSDPLCEPSHDWKSKFGEDPETVPVGGPTTCGKGGNDYSFTCGPSLSEDDDELTESKIRAFLDEKALELKKLQTPLYEEFYNSLNVASSPSFIENKRDETPPNYLKLPPKSRSPSRGPIGTPSSAADAIGTGSPGSNNSRRVSNIGHASDQTSQDNSSPQLSDWKGLLVDGQPEPSSPSVISSERHRKWKEELDQELDRKREMLRQAGVGGKTSSPKDRALNRQRDRTRFASPGK is encoded by the exons atgcaAGACCTCTTCGGATCAGTTCGGCGTTCGCTGGTGTTCCGTACAACCCCAGACAATATCAACAACACCCAAGAAAACAGCCCCCCGATTCCAACTACAGCCAATGCCTTTGTTGAAAAGATAAATTCTTGCATCCGCAAATCGCGGGTCTTCTCCAAACCTTCCTCTCCTTCGCCTTCTCCTCCTCCGGCGATCCGATGGCGGAAAGGGGAGTTGATTGGTTCTGGTGCCTTTGGCAGGGTTTATATGGGCATGAATCTTGATTCTGGAGAGCTTCTCGCTGTCAAAGAG GTTCTAATTGCAGCAAACAGTGCTTCAAAGGAGAAAGCACAG GCTCATGTCAGGGAGCTTGAGGAAGAAGTAAAGCTTCTCAAGAATCTTTCACATCCGAACATTGTT AGATATTTGGGAACAGTGAGGGAGGAGGAAACCTTAAATATTTTGCTCGAATTCGTCCCTGGTGGATCTATTTCATCACTTTTGGGAAAATTTGGACCCTTCCCTGAAGCT GTTATAAGAACATACACGACTCAGTTATTATTGGGCCtcgagtatttacacaacaaTGGCATTATGCACAGGGACATTaag GGGGCAAACATCCTGGTAGATAATAAAGGAAGCATTAAACTTGCAGATTTTGGTGCATCCAAACAGGTCGTTGAGTTG GCTACTGTTTCTGGTGCCAAGTCTATGAAGGGTACGCCATATTGGATGGCTCCTGAAGTCATTTTGCAGACAGGGCATAGTTT TTCTGCTGATATATGGAGTGTTGGCTGTACGGTGATTGAAATGGCCACTGGAAAGCCTCCTTGGAGCCAACAATACCAAGAG GTTGCTGCACTCTTCTATGTAGGGACAACAAAGTCTCATCCGCCTATTCCAGAGAATCTTTCTATTGAGGCAAAAGATTTTCTGCTGAAATGTTTGCAAAA GGAACCAGAGTTAAGGCCAGCAGCATCTGAACTGCTAAAG CATCCCTTTGTCACTGGAGAATCCCAGGAGTCTAATCCCATTTTGCATGCTTCAGTCATG GAGAACTCTGAAATCACTTCATCATTACATGCCACTAACCACGAAGGCTC TCAAGTTTCAACGTGTCCTGATTCGGTAGATATCTGTAATTTGGGTAGTCTGAACTGCTCAAACACATTTGTTGAGAAGTTTTCAGAAAGCAAAGACTCGTGGAGAATAAACTGCAGTGAGGATGATATGTGTCAGATTGACAAAGATCATTTAGGGCTTTGTTCCTCTTCAATGCTTGATAATGTTAACAAG AGTTCTGATCCCCTTTGTGAACCTTCTCATGACTGGAAGAGCAAATTTGGTGAAGATCCTGAAACAGTTCCAGTTGGTGGCCCTACAACTTGTGGTAAGGGGGGCAATGATTATTCCTTTACTTGTGGGCCATCACTCTcagaagatgatgatgaactcaCTGAATCAAAAATTAGAGCTTTTTTGGATGAGAAG GCTTTGGAACTAAAGAAGCTGCAAACACCATTATATGAAGAGTTTTACAACAGCTTGAATGTAGCATCCTCCCCAAGTTTTATTGAGAATAAACGAGATGAGACACCCCCAAATTACTTGAAATTACCTCCCAAAAGCAGGTCCCCAAGTCGTGGTCCTATTGGCACCCCATCTTCTGCAGCTGATGCTATTGGTACTGGGAGCCCTGGGAGTAATAATAGCAGGCGTGTGTCAAATATTGGCCATGCTAGTGACCAAACTTCACAGGACAATTCATCACCGCAGCTTAGTGATTGGAAAGGGCTTCTAGTTGATGGCCAGCCAGAACCGAGCAGCCCAAG TGTAATCTCTTCTGAAAGACATAGGAAGTGGAAAGAAGAGCTTGACCAAGAGCTTGATAGAAAGCGAG AGATGCTGCGCCAGGCAGGTGTGGGAGGGAAGACTTCATCACCTAAGGATCGAGCCTTAAATAGGCAGAGAGATCGGACAAGGTTTGCATCTCCGGGGAAATGA
- the LOC18600390 gene encoding putative UDP-glucuronate:xylan alpha-glucuronosyltransferase 4, translating into MAVQSRSDYPKLFTLSLILLPSSLMILVVFFGSKYDISDTVKQAQTDSQVFTYPRWFDLVREEIDGKKIKVGLVNFDDEEPAYKMHGSVVSTVHVRFDHVSKAIKWGDFFPEWIDEDQKFSLPLCPAIPMPRLEDYRDLDVVVARVPCDGWTGKSGLRDVFRLQVNLVVANLLVESGWVMEPDVKRVVYAVFVGSCGPMPEIFRCDDLLRKAGDHWVYKPELRRLKQKVLMPLGSCQIAQPYAKTGKEVWRYYLSEDKVKKQEYSVFHQKEAYVTILHSSEAYVCGAIALAQSIILSNSTRDPFFNLLSNSTRDLLLLHDENISPKSLTGLRAAGWKTRQIERIRSPFAKKGSYNEWNYSKLRIWLLTWYDKVIFIDADILVLKNMDGLFVYPPLSAAGNYDKTLFNSGIMVVEPSLCMFEDLMMKSFEVGSHNGGDQGFLNEVFTWWHRLPSKVNFLKIFQRNGSRQNIPDDLSAIHYLGLKPWMCYRDYDCNWDVKEKQIFASDKAHEKWWQVYDAMPENLQQYCGLTENMDCTIKKWRKIARYLRLPDEHWRIDVKDPRQYNLVQ; encoded by the exons ATGGCCGTCCAGTCCCGCAGTGACTATCCAAAACTCTTCACTCTCTCTCTGATACTCCTCCCTTCATCCTTGATGATTCTTGTTGTATTTTTTGGGTCAAAGTATGACATTTCCGATACGGTTAAACAGGCCCAGACTGATTCTCAGGTGTTCACATATCCTAGGTGGTTTGATCTTGTTAGAGAAGAGATTGATGGTAAGAAGATTAAGGTTGGTTTGGTTAATTTCGACGATGAAGAGCCTGCATACAAAATGCATGGATCAGTTGTTAGTACTGTGCACGTACGTTTTGACCATGTGTCCAAGGCGATCAAATGGGGGGATTTTTTCCCCGAATGGATTGATGAAGACCAGAAGTTTAGCCTGCCGTTGTGTCCAGCGATCCCCATGCCGCGACTGGAGGATTACCGGGACCTCGACGTCGTGGTGGCTAGGGTGCCTTGTGATGGGTGGACAGGGAAGTCAGGGTTGAGGGATGTGTTCAGGCTGCAAGTTAATTTGGTGGTGGCTAACCTTTTGGTAGAGAGTGGTTGGGTCATGGAGCCTGATGTTAAACGGGTGGTGTACGCGGTGTTCGTCGGCAGCTGTGGGCCCATGCCGGAGATATTCAGATGTGATGATCTGTTGAGGAAGGCAGGGGATCATTGGGTGTATAAACCTGAGCTGAGGAGGCTGAAACAGAAGGTGCTCATGCCTCTAGGGTCCTGTCAAATTGCTCAGCCATACGCGAAAACAG GCAAGGAGGTTTGGAGATATTATTTGTCAGAAGACAAGGTAAAGAAACAGGAATACAGTGTGTTCCATCAAAAGGAGGCTTATGTAACAATCCTCCACTCTTCGGAAGCTTATGTCTGTGGTGCAATAGCTTTGGCACAGAGCATTATTCTATCCAATTCTACTCGAGACCCTTTCTTTAATTTGTTAAGTAATTCTACTCGAGACCTACTCCTCCTTCATGATGAAAACATTTCCCCCAAGTCCTTGACAGGGCTCAGAGCTGCAGGGTGGAAAACCAGGCAAATCGAACGTATAAGGAGCCCCTTTGCCAAGAAAGGTTCTTACAACGAATGGAACTACAGCAAGCTCAGGATTTGGTTGCTAACATGGTATGACAAAGTGATTTTCATCGATGCAGATATTCTGGTTCTCAAAAACATGGATGGCCTATTCGTTTATCCTCCGTTGTCAGCTGCTGGCAATTATGATAAAACTTTGTTCAACTCGGGAATCATGGTGGTTGAGCCATCATTGTGCATGTTTGAAGACTTGATGATGAAAAGTTTCGAGGTGGGTTCACACAACGGAGGGGACCAAGGGTTTCTTAATGAAGTCTTCACATGGTGGCACAGGTTGCCTTCCAAGgtgaatttcttgaaaatttttcaaaggaATGGGAGTCGGCAAAACATCCCTGATGATCTTTCTGCTATACATTATCTGGGGCTGAAGCCATGGATGTGTTACAGGGACTATGACTGCAACTGGGACGTGAAAGAGAAGCAGATTTTTGCCAGTGACAAAGCTCATGAGAAGTGGTGGCAAGTCTATGATGCAATGCCTGAGAACTTGCAGCAGTATTGTGGGCTGACTGAGAATATGGATTGTACGATAAAGAAATGGAGGAAAATTGCTAGGTATCTTAGGCTCCCTGATGAACATTGGAGGATTGATGTGAAAGATCCTAGACAGTACAATCTTGTTCAATAA
- the LOC18600388 gene encoding mitogen-activated protein kinase kinase kinase ANP1 isoform X3 codes for MQDLFGSVRRSLVFRTTPDNINNTQENSPPIPTTANAFVEKINSCIRKSRVFSKPSSPSPSPPPAIRWRKGELIGSGAFGRVYMGMNLDSGELLAVKEVLIAANSASKEKAQAHVRELEEEVKLLKNLSHPNIVVIRTYTTQLLLGLEYLHNNGIMHRDIKGANILVDNKGSIKLADFGASKQVVELATVSGAKSMKGTPYWMAPEVILQTGHSFSADIWSVGCTVIEMATGKPPWSQQYQEVAALFYVGTTKSHPPIPENLSIEAKDFLLKCLQKEPELRPAASELLKHPFVTGESQESNPILHASVMENSEITSSLHATNHEGSQVSTCPDSVDICNLGSLNCSNTFVEKFSESKDSWRINCSEDDMCQIDKDHLGLCSSSMLDNVNKSSDPLCEPSHDWKSKFGEDPETVPVGGPTTCGKGGNDYSFTCGPSLSEDDDELTESKIRAFLDEKALELKKLQTPLYEEFYNSLNVASSPSFIENKRDETPPNYLKLPPKSRSPSRGPIGTPSSAADAIGTGSPGSNNSRRVSNIGHASDQTSQDNSSPQLSDWKGLLVDGQPEPSSPSVISSERHRKWKEELDQELDRKREMLRQAGVGGKTSSPKDRALNRQRDRTRFASPGK; via the exons atgcaAGACCTCTTCGGATCAGTTCGGCGTTCGCTGGTGTTCCGTACAACCCCAGACAATATCAACAACACCCAAGAAAACAGCCCCCCGATTCCAACTACAGCCAATGCCTTTGTTGAAAAGATAAATTCTTGCATCCGCAAATCGCGGGTCTTCTCCAAACCTTCCTCTCCTTCGCCTTCTCCTCCTCCGGCGATCCGATGGCGGAAAGGGGAGTTGATTGGTTCTGGTGCCTTTGGCAGGGTTTATATGGGCATGAATCTTGATTCTGGAGAGCTTCTCGCTGTCAAAGAG GTTCTAATTGCAGCAAACAGTGCTTCAAAGGAGAAAGCACAG GCTCATGTCAGGGAGCTTGAGGAAGAAGTAAAGCTTCTCAAGAATCTTTCACATCCGAACATTGTT GTTATAAGAACATACACGACTCAGTTATTATTGGGCCtcgagtatttacacaacaaTGGCATTATGCACAGGGACATTaag GGGGCAAACATCCTGGTAGATAATAAAGGAAGCATTAAACTTGCAGATTTTGGTGCATCCAAACAGGTCGTTGAGTTG GCTACTGTTTCTGGTGCCAAGTCTATGAAGGGTACGCCATATTGGATGGCTCCTGAAGTCATTTTGCAGACAGGGCATAGTTT TTCTGCTGATATATGGAGTGTTGGCTGTACGGTGATTGAAATGGCCACTGGAAAGCCTCCTTGGAGCCAACAATACCAAGAG GTTGCTGCACTCTTCTATGTAGGGACAACAAAGTCTCATCCGCCTATTCCAGAGAATCTTTCTATTGAGGCAAAAGATTTTCTGCTGAAATGTTTGCAAAA GGAACCAGAGTTAAGGCCAGCAGCATCTGAACTGCTAAAG CATCCCTTTGTCACTGGAGAATCCCAGGAGTCTAATCCCATTTTGCATGCTTCAGTCATG GAGAACTCTGAAATCACTTCATCATTACATGCCACTAACCACGAAGGCTC TCAAGTTTCAACGTGTCCTGATTCGGTAGATATCTGTAATTTGGGTAGTCTGAACTGCTCAAACACATTTGTTGAGAAGTTTTCAGAAAGCAAAGACTCGTGGAGAATAAACTGCAGTGAGGATGATATGTGTCAGATTGACAAAGATCATTTAGGGCTTTGTTCCTCTTCAATGCTTGATAATGTTAACAAG AGTTCTGATCCCCTTTGTGAACCTTCTCATGACTGGAAGAGCAAATTTGGTGAAGATCCTGAAACAGTTCCAGTTGGTGGCCCTACAACTTGTGGTAAGGGGGGCAATGATTATTCCTTTACTTGTGGGCCATCACTCTcagaagatgatgatgaactcaCTGAATCAAAAATTAGAGCTTTTTTGGATGAGAAG GCTTTGGAACTAAAGAAGCTGCAAACACCATTATATGAAGAGTTTTACAACAGCTTGAATGTAGCATCCTCCCCAAGTTTTATTGAGAATAAACGAGATGAGACACCCCCAAATTACTTGAAATTACCTCCCAAAAGCAGGTCCCCAAGTCGTGGTCCTATTGGCACCCCATCTTCTGCAGCTGATGCTATTGGTACTGGGAGCCCTGGGAGTAATAATAGCAGGCGTGTGTCAAATATTGGCCATGCTAGTGACCAAACTTCACAGGACAATTCATCACCGCAGCTTAGTGATTGGAAAGGGCTTCTAGTTGATGGCCAGCCAGAACCGAGCAGCCCAAG TGTAATCTCTTCTGAAAGACATAGGAAGTGGAAAGAAGAGCTTGACCAAGAGCTTGATAGAAAGCGAG AGATGCTGCGCCAGGCAGGTGTGGGAGGGAAGACTTCATCACCTAAGGATCGAGCCTTAAATAGGCAGAGAGATCGGACAAGGTTTGCATCTCCGGGGAAATGA
- the LOC18600389 gene encoding putative UDP-glucuronate:xylan alpha-glucuronosyltransferase 4 yields MAAKFLNSNQKLFILSLIVLSLSVIILVAFFGSKYNIFDTVKPQIERQVFTYPRWLDLIKEEIDGKKIKVGLVNFGDEEAAYRVHGSGVNTVHVRFDRVSEASKWVDFFPEWIDEDQKSGPPTCPEIPMPPLEDYRDLDVVVAKVPCDGWTGKSGLKDVFRLQVNLVVANLLVRSGWVMEPDVKRAVYAVFIGNCGPMPEIFRCDDLSRKAGDHWVYKPELRRLKQKVVMPLGSCQIAQPYGITGKEAWRYYSLPKEKRKKLKYSTFNQREAYVTILHSSEAYVCGAIALAQSIILSNSTRDLLLLHDENISPKSLTGLRAAGWKTRQIDRIRSPFAQKGSYNEWNYSKLRIWLLTWYDKVVFIDADILVLKNMDSLFIYPPLSAAGNDQTLFNSGIMVVEPSLCMFEDLMVKSFKVDSYNGGDQGFLNEVFTWWHRLPSKVNFLKIFERNGSRENIPDDLSAIHYLGLKPWMCYRDYDCNWDMKERQIFASDQAHEKWWRVYDAMPENLQHYCGLTENMDWRIKKWRKIAKNLRLPDEHWRISVTDPRQYNLVQ; encoded by the exons ATGGCCGCCAAGTTCCTCAATTCCAACCAAAAACTCTTCATCCTCTCTCTGATAGTCCTCTCTTTATCCGTGATAATTCTTGTTGCATTTTTCGGGTCAAAGTATAACATTTTCGATACGGTTAAACCCCAGATCGAGCGTCAGGTGTTCACATATCCTAGGTGGCTTGATCTTATTAAAGAAGAGATTGATGGTAAGAAGATTAAGGTTGGTTTGGTTAATTTCGGTGATGAAGAGGCTGCGTATAGAGTGCATGGATCAGGTGTCAATACTGTTCACGTACGTTTTGACCGTGTGTCCGAGGCCAGCAAATGGGTGGATTTTTTCCCTGAATGGATTGATGAAGACCAGAAGTCCGGCCCGCCGACGTGTCCGGAGATCCCCATGCCGCCGTTGGAGGATTACCGGGACCTCGACGTCGTGGTGGCTAAGGTACCATGCGATGGGTGGACAGGGAAGTCAGGTTTGAAGGATGTGTTCAGGCTACAAGTTAATTTGGTGGTGGCTAATCTTTTGGTAAGGAGTGGTTGGGTCATGGAGCCTGATGTTAAACGGGCTGTGTACGCGGTGTTTATCGGCAACTGTGGGCCCATGCCGGAGATATTCAGATGCGATGATCTGTCGAGGAAGGCAGGGGATCATTGGGTGTATAAGCCTGAACTGAGGAGGCTGAAACAGAAGGTGGTCATGCCTCTAGGGTCATGCCAAATTGCTCAACCATATGGGATAACAG gtaaGGAGGCTTGGAGATATTATTCCTTGCCAAAAGAAAAgcgaaagaaattgaaatacAGTACATTCAATCAAAGGGAGGCCTATGTAACAATTCTCCACTCTTCGGAAGCTTATGTCTGTGGTGCAATAGCTTTGGCACAGAGCATTATTCTATCCAATTCTACTCGAGACCTACTCCTCCTCCATGATGAAAACATTTCCCCCAAGTCCTTGACAGGGCTTAGAGCTGCAGGGTGGAAAACCAGACAGATCGATCGTATCCGTAGCCCCTTTGCCCAGAAAGGTTCTTACAACGAATGGAACTACAGCAAGCTCAGGATATGGTTGCTAACATGGTATGACAAGGTGGTTTTCATTGATGCAGATATTCTAGTTCTCAAAAACATGGATAGCCTATTCATCTATCCTCCACTGTCAGCTGCTGGCAATGATCAAACTTTGTTTAACTCGGGAATCATGGTGGTCGAGCCATCATTGTGTATGTTCGAAGACTTGATGGTGAAAAGTTTCAAGGTGGATTCATACAACGGAGGGGACCAGGGATTTCTCAACGAGGTCTTCACATGGTGGCACAGGTTGCCTTCCAAGGTGAATTTCTTGAAGATTTTTGAAAGGAATGGGAGTCGGGAAAACATCCCTGATGACCTTTCTGCAATACATTATCTGGGGCTGAAGCCATGGATGTGTTACAGGGACTATGACTGCAATTGGGACATGAAAGAAAGGCAGATTTTCGCCAGTGACCAAGCTCATGAGAAGTGGTGGCGAGTCTATGATGCAATGCCTGAGAACTTGCAACATTACTGTGGGTTGACTGAGAACATGGATTGGAGGATAAAGAAATGGAGGAAAATTGCTAAGAACCTCAGGCTTCCTGATGAACATTGGAGGATTAGTGTAACAGATCCTAGGCAATACAATCTTGTTCAATAA
- the LOC18600391 gene encoding armadillo repeat-containing protein 7, with protein MSFILFYHTNILLSCEKLVEFGIGNISNSCVDPANGAIITQCDGIPLAIQCLSSPVINTVNYALGAFYYLCNKANREEILKPEVVDVIERYAASQNVSFSNLAKAFLDKHVSKDK; from the exons ATGTCTTTCATACTTTTCTATCACACTAACATCTTACTTTCTTGTGAAAAGCTTGTGGAATTTGGAATCGGAAATATCAGCAATTCTTGTGTAG ATCCAGCAAATGGTGCTATTATCACTCAGTGTGATGGAATCCCTCTTGCCATTCAGTGTTTATCAAGCCCAGTCATAAATACA GTGAATTATGCTCTGGGGGCCTTTTATTATCTTTGTAACAAGGCTAACAGGGAGGAGATTCTAAAGCCTGAAGTGGTTGATGTCATTGAGAGGTATGCTGCCTCTCAAAATGTAAGCTTCAGTAATCTGGCCAAAGCATTTCTGGACAAGCATGTCTCTAAGGACAAGTAA